A stretch of the Balearica regulorum gibbericeps isolate bBalReg1 chromosome 15, bBalReg1.pri, whole genome shotgun sequence genome encodes the following:
- the NUBP1 gene encoding cytosolic Fe-S cluster assembly factor NUBP1 isoform X3, translating into MIRLTVYQATMNRQEKDCPGTSSAQAGSAAACQGCPNQKLCAAGAAAPDPAELAELRERLRSVKHTVLVLSGKGGVGKSTFSALLAHGLAADEAKQYVEENLGVMSVGFLLSSPDDAVIWRGPKKNGLIKQFLRDVDWGEIDYLIVDTPPGTSDEHLSIVQYLSATHIDGAVIITTPQEVSLQDVRKEINFCHKVKLPIIGVVENMSGFICPKCKNESQIFPPTTGGAEKMCQNLNISLLGKVPLDPQIGKSCDKGQSFLSEAPESPATLSYRSIIQRIQEYCDQHHFQEEKII; encoded by the exons ATGATAAGATTAACTGTATACCAAGCCACCATGAACAGGcaagaaaaag ACTGCCCAGGGACCAGCAGCGCCCAAgcgggcagcgccgccgcctgccagggctgccccaaCCAGAAGCTCTGCGCTgccggcgccgccgccccggACCCGG CGGAGCTGGCCGAGCTGCGGGAGCGGCTGCGCTCGGTGAAGCACACGGTGCTGGTGCTCTCCGGCAAGGGCGGCGTGGGCAAGAGCACCTTCAGCGCCCTCCTGGCTCACGGGCTGGCGGCGGACGAGGCCAAGCAG TATGTTGAAGAAAACTTAGGTGTCATGTCCGTGGGGTTCTTGCTTAGTAGTCCTGATGATGCTGTCATCTGGagaggaccaaaaaaaaatg ggTTGATCAAACAATTTCTTCGTGACGTGGACTGGGGTGAAATCGACTACCTGATTGTAGATACGCCTCCAGGGACGTCAGATGAGCACTTATCCATTGTGCAGTATCTCAGTGCAACGCACATAGATGGTGCTGTTATAATCACTACCCCACAG GAAGTATCGCTTCAGGATGTTCGGAAGGAGATCAATTTCTGCCATAAAGTGAAACTGCCAATCATAGGTGTTGTGGAAAATATGAGTGGCTTTATATGTCCAAAGTGTAAG AATGAATCTCAGATCTTTCCCCCAACTACTGGAGGTGCAGAGAAGATGTGCCAGAACTTAAATATTTCCCTCCTGGGTAAAGTGCCTCTAGATCCTCAAATAG GCAAAAGTTGTGACAAAGGCCAGTCCTTCTTGTCTGAAGCGCCTGAGTCTCCAGCTACATTATCTTACAGGAGCATCATTCAAA GAATTCAGGAATACTGTGATCAACAccattttcaagaagaaaagatcATCTAA
- the NUBP1 gene encoding cytosolic Fe-S cluster assembly factor NUBP1 isoform X4 yields the protein MAEAAGGPRPEDCPGTSSAQAGSAAACQGCPNQKLCAAGAAAPDPAELAELRERLRSVKHTVLVLSGKGGVGKSTFSALLAHGLAADEAKQYVEENLGVMSVGFLLSSPDDAVIWRGPKKNGLIKQFLRDVDWGEIDYLIVDTPPGTSDEHLSIVQYLSATHIDGAVIITTPQEVSLQDVRKEINFCHKVKLPIIGVVENMSGFICPKCKNESQIFPPTTGGAEKMCQNLNISLLGKVPLDPQIGKSCDKGQSFLSEAPESPATLSYRSIIQRIQEYCDQHHFQEEKII from the exons ATGGCCgaggcggcgggcgggccgCGGCCGGAGG ACTGCCCAGGGACCAGCAGCGCCCAAgcgggcagcgccgccgcctgccagggctgccccaaCCAGAAGCTCTGCGCTgccggcgccgccgccccggACCCGG CGGAGCTGGCCGAGCTGCGGGAGCGGCTGCGCTCGGTGAAGCACACGGTGCTGGTGCTCTCCGGCAAGGGCGGCGTGGGCAAGAGCACCTTCAGCGCCCTCCTGGCTCACGGGCTGGCGGCGGACGAGGCCAAGCAG TATGTTGAAGAAAACTTAGGTGTCATGTCCGTGGGGTTCTTGCTTAGTAGTCCTGATGATGCTGTCATCTGGagaggaccaaaaaaaaatg ggTTGATCAAACAATTTCTTCGTGACGTGGACTGGGGTGAAATCGACTACCTGATTGTAGATACGCCTCCAGGGACGTCAGATGAGCACTTATCCATTGTGCAGTATCTCAGTGCAACGCACATAGATGGTGCTGTTATAATCACTACCCCACAG GAAGTATCGCTTCAGGATGTTCGGAAGGAGATCAATTTCTGCCATAAAGTGAAACTGCCAATCATAGGTGTTGTGGAAAATATGAGTGGCTTTATATGTCCAAAGTGTAAG AATGAATCTCAGATCTTTCCCCCAACTACTGGAGGTGCAGAGAAGATGTGCCAGAACTTAAATATTTCCCTCCTGGGTAAAGTGCCTCTAGATCCTCAAATAG GCAAAAGTTGTGACAAAGGCCAGTCCTTCTTGTCTGAAGCGCCTGAGTCTCCAGCTACATTATCTTACAGGAGCATCATTCAAA GAATTCAGGAATACTGTGATCAACAccattttcaagaagaaaagatcATCTAA
- the NUBP1 gene encoding cytosolic Fe-S cluster assembly factor NUBP1 isoform X1, with the protein MIRLTVYQATMNRQEKDCPGTSSAQAGSAAACQGCPNQKLCAAGAAAPDPAELAELRERLRSVKHTVLVLSGKGGVGKSTFSALLAHGLAADEAKQVALLDIDICGPSIPKMMGLEGEQVHQSGSGWSPVYVEENLGVMSVGFLLSSPDDAVIWRGPKKNGLIKQFLRDVDWGEIDYLIVDTPPGTSDEHLSIVQYLSATHIDGAVIITTPQEVSLQDVRKEINFCHKVKLPIIGVVENMSGFICPKCKNESQIFPPTTGGAEKMCQNLNISLLGKVPLDPQIGKSCDKGQSFLSEAPESPATLSYRSIIQRIQEYCDQHHFQEEKII; encoded by the exons ATGATAAGATTAACTGTATACCAAGCCACCATGAACAGGcaagaaaaag ACTGCCCAGGGACCAGCAGCGCCCAAgcgggcagcgccgccgcctgccagggctgccccaaCCAGAAGCTCTGCGCTgccggcgccgccgccccggACCCGG CGGAGCTGGCCGAGCTGCGGGAGCGGCTGCGCTCGGTGAAGCACACGGTGCTGGTGCTCTCCGGCAAGGGCGGCGTGGGCAAGAGCACCTTCAGCGCCCTCCTGGCTCACGGGCTGGCGGCGGACGAGGCCAAGCAG GTTGCTCTGCTGGACATAGATATCTGTGGGCCGTCAATCCCTAAAATGATGGGTCTGGAAGGAGAGCAG GTCCATCAGAGTGGATCTGGGTGGTCTCCAGTG TATGTTGAAGAAAACTTAGGTGTCATGTCCGTGGGGTTCTTGCTTAGTAGTCCTGATGATGCTGTCATCTGGagaggaccaaaaaaaaatg ggTTGATCAAACAATTTCTTCGTGACGTGGACTGGGGTGAAATCGACTACCTGATTGTAGATACGCCTCCAGGGACGTCAGATGAGCACTTATCCATTGTGCAGTATCTCAGTGCAACGCACATAGATGGTGCTGTTATAATCACTACCCCACAG GAAGTATCGCTTCAGGATGTTCGGAAGGAGATCAATTTCTGCCATAAAGTGAAACTGCCAATCATAGGTGTTGTGGAAAATATGAGTGGCTTTATATGTCCAAAGTGTAAG AATGAATCTCAGATCTTTCCCCCAACTACTGGAGGTGCAGAGAAGATGTGCCAGAACTTAAATATTTCCCTCCTGGGTAAAGTGCCTCTAGATCCTCAAATAG GCAAAAGTTGTGACAAAGGCCAGTCCTTCTTGTCTGAAGCGCCTGAGTCTCCAGCTACATTATCTTACAGGAGCATCATTCAAA GAATTCAGGAATACTGTGATCAACAccattttcaagaagaaaagatcATCTAA
- the NUBP1 gene encoding cytosolic Fe-S cluster assembly factor NUBP1 isoform X2, with amino-acid sequence MAEAAGGPRPEDCPGTSSAQAGSAAACQGCPNQKLCAAGAAAPDPAELAELRERLRSVKHTVLVLSGKGGVGKSTFSALLAHGLAADEAKQVALLDIDICGPSIPKMMGLEGEQVHQSGSGWSPVYVEENLGVMSVGFLLSSPDDAVIWRGPKKNGLIKQFLRDVDWGEIDYLIVDTPPGTSDEHLSIVQYLSATHIDGAVIITTPQEVSLQDVRKEINFCHKVKLPIIGVVENMSGFICPKCKNESQIFPPTTGGAEKMCQNLNISLLGKVPLDPQIGKSCDKGQSFLSEAPESPATLSYRSIIQRIQEYCDQHHFQEEKII; translated from the exons ATGGCCgaggcggcgggcgggccgCGGCCGGAGG ACTGCCCAGGGACCAGCAGCGCCCAAgcgggcagcgccgccgcctgccagggctgccccaaCCAGAAGCTCTGCGCTgccggcgccgccgccccggACCCGG CGGAGCTGGCCGAGCTGCGGGAGCGGCTGCGCTCGGTGAAGCACACGGTGCTGGTGCTCTCCGGCAAGGGCGGCGTGGGCAAGAGCACCTTCAGCGCCCTCCTGGCTCACGGGCTGGCGGCGGACGAGGCCAAGCAG GTTGCTCTGCTGGACATAGATATCTGTGGGCCGTCAATCCCTAAAATGATGGGTCTGGAAGGAGAGCAG GTCCATCAGAGTGGATCTGGGTGGTCTCCAGTG TATGTTGAAGAAAACTTAGGTGTCATGTCCGTGGGGTTCTTGCTTAGTAGTCCTGATGATGCTGTCATCTGGagaggaccaaaaaaaaatg ggTTGATCAAACAATTTCTTCGTGACGTGGACTGGGGTGAAATCGACTACCTGATTGTAGATACGCCTCCAGGGACGTCAGATGAGCACTTATCCATTGTGCAGTATCTCAGTGCAACGCACATAGATGGTGCTGTTATAATCACTACCCCACAG GAAGTATCGCTTCAGGATGTTCGGAAGGAGATCAATTTCTGCCATAAAGTGAAACTGCCAATCATAGGTGTTGTGGAAAATATGAGTGGCTTTATATGTCCAAAGTGTAAG AATGAATCTCAGATCTTTCCCCCAACTACTGGAGGTGCAGAGAAGATGTGCCAGAACTTAAATATTTCCCTCCTGGGTAAAGTGCCTCTAGATCCTCAAATAG GCAAAAGTTGTGACAAAGGCCAGTCCTTCTTGTCTGAAGCGCCTGAGTCTCCAGCTACATTATCTTACAGGAGCATCATTCAAA GAATTCAGGAATACTGTGATCAACAccattttcaagaagaaaagatcATCTAA